In Stomoxys calcitrans chromosome 2, idStoCalc2.1, whole genome shotgun sequence, the following proteins share a genomic window:
- the LOC106094259 gene encoding uncharacterized protein LOC106094259 codes for MRPLYIVSLFTLIFPFICAQEFRGYFTDPDSPGKCFFGGVAVLPGNKVQLAGKCKLFICQNRDGSGIVRSCGPQKVDSPCMLGDFLNVNASFPDCCRREVICP; via the exons ATGAGGCCGCTTTATATAGTATCATTGTTTACATTGATTTTTCCATTCATTTGTGCTCAAGAATTCAGGGGATATTTTACTGACCCTG ATTCGCCTGGGAAATGCTTCTTTGGTGGTGTAGCAGTCTTGCCTGGCAATAAGGTACAACTTGCAGGCAAATGCAAACTTTTCATTTGTCAAAACAGAGATGGATCAGGCATAGTTCGCAG CTGCGGACCGCAGAAAGTTGATTCGCCATGCATGTTGGGAGATTTCTTGAATGTTAATGCTTCCTTTCCGGATTGTTGTCGGCGTGAAGttatttgtccataa